The genomic stretch cttatgaaacatgcatgcattctaatgtgatagaaatttctccaactaatacACATTAACAACAAAgataaaagtacatgtatcaaggacaaaagGGAGGCAAATGGGCAAAGggtatagaagtggtttgtgcgAAGGCACATATGTATATGTGAGACTAAGACGGTAGTTGCAGTGCTAAACAACTCTATAATACATAAATCATCCCAACTAGAGAAACCATCCCAACTACGTCTACAATCCATCTAAAGTGAGATTttgtggaaaaaaaaaaaatggggaACTAGGCCTAAGTAGGGCTTGATAAAGTAACAAAATCAGGAACTAGGTCTTGTAAGTAggttaaaaatatatattaatattttaatatagGAACTAGGTCTAAGTAGAGTTGCAGGAACAACTGATAAATATGGTCTAACACAGCTtggttgtaaaaaaaaaaaagaacgaacgAGAACGTGAACCCGAATTTTGTCAAGCCGGTGGATTCTtcctagacctgtcaaacgggtcgggtccCAGGTTGGGTCATATGGGTCGAGTCAAAATACGGGCCGGGtcgaatacgggtcgggtcatatgggtcacgggtcaagaaataatttcgaACGCCTTTTTTTAACGATTTTttgatcaatttttttttttaaatataaaacatatttaaaattaatatttaatcatattcaatgtttacattaattatattgaacCATTAACATAgttattaaaatatttttttttaataattgtttttattattaaatgttataaaaattatataaaattgaatttttaattatatttctatttctaagtaataaaaaaataattttttaactattttttcaaatataatacataaattttaatcctccttatactaaaagaataagagtttcttaaaattttcccgcctaaataacTAGGTCATACTATTCTATACAATAGAATTTTATCCCGTTTAAAATGAGTACAATATTTTTCAATTTATATGAACACATTGATACGATTttatatttaaaagtaaatatcataattaaattacaaatggAGTTATTATAACGGTAAAATTGTTAAGTTATCTAATATTtttatctaaaaaaccgcgcattcgcgcgggatctattctagtattttaataaaattcttaaTTTACTTTTGATTCAATGGGTCGAGTCTCGatcctaaaataacgggtcatttcgggtttgtgTCAAATGAGTCGCCGCCTCGCCGGGTCAAAATTTTCGGATTTTAACCCTAAAAATGGATCAGGTTGGATCGGGTTTGCGAGCCGGTCAGAACTCAGAATTTGACGGGGTCTAAATTTCTTCCCCTTCATCATTATCAGTAGTATAAAAACCCCTAAAATAACCAGCAgaacccctaaaaaaaaaaaaaaaaatcaaagggagggatggagatggagatggagatggagatggagatggacCGATCGCAAGGAAGAAAATTACCAGACAGGTATGTCCTTTGATCTATATCTTATAAACCCCTAAAATTACAGGTAGATGTTATGAAACTTGGTATAATTGTGCCTTATATACTACATACTTTGATTGTAGCCCAAACATCACAAGTCCGCATAGGGATACGGTTACGGATACGGATTCGGATTGGGATTGGGATTGGGATTCCATTAATGCTGATGTTATGCTATTTTTGAAAGATGTTCGTGTTGCCCCACAACCACTTGTTAAATTCTTCAATGTCAGCCTACGTGGCAGCTCTTTAACCAATGACTGTCAACTTTACGGAGATATTGCGGTCCGTGATATGTGTGGTCTTGTCTTTCTTATGTACCACCGACTTGAATCCAACCCACAGTCTATAGTTTCCGGTGACAACTTGTTGACCCATGAAAACGACCTGGGAGATGTTGTTACTATACCATCAAGCGATCTCCATCTTCGTTTCAGCCTTGTCGCCTCTTCCAAACTCCGCCTATGCGACAACATTACTTTGGCTATACCCTGTGGTAAAGATGGATGGGATGAAGAATATGCTGGAGTACGTTATCTCCGAGTCCCATATGCTGGAACTGACACTGTAAGTATCTTAGTCTTTAGCAAATACGGAGTATGATGATTTCCACCTTTTACAAGAAGAATTAGAGAACTAGTATTAAAAGAAATATATTATCTGAGGAAGCTAAAGAGTAAACATAGTTTATTAGGATTAGTTAATAAACAATATGATATGATTGTCATATTTACCCATCTATAATATCGACTTTACAAGAAACATCTCACTTCTATATTTTTTCTAAACTAATGAGCAGAACTCTAAAAAGAAAAATCAAAGCAGATTGGAGATGGAGATGTACCCATCGCGAGTACCTAGATTACAATCCAGGTATGTCCTTTAATCTATATCCTATGAAACTTGGTATAATTGTGCGTATAAGCCCTAAGATTACAATAAGTACTTAAATTTCTAGTGATTAGCAGGGAAATAGCAGTGGTTGTGATTTTATACCATATTTTTTCATTGACACATAAGACACATGCATTGTTAGTTATGAAACTTTTTATTTCTCAAAGTTTTATACTATTGGTGGTTCGCTCTTCTCCTCTCTTTTGACATTAGACATAAACCAGTTTCTTACTTTAAAAACCAAAACCAGTATCATAAAACTAGGGCTATTCGTCGTTCTAGGCTGTTTGAGTTGAACCGAAGACCatactttaaaaaaaaataaaaaacatggACCATGGACAGGACCGTATTTACTTCGGCCCTGTCGGGGTTGGATCATAAAAATACATGGATTGGACCAAAGGGACCGAATTGGACCAAGTTGTGTAATAATGTAACCATTATTTTTGTTAAACATTAATAACAAAATGACAAATGATGGCTAGTTGCCTACGCATGCAACTTAAATAAATAAGATTATAaaagatgcatgaaaaagagtgtATATTTGTGTTATAATAGAGGCAGTTGGTTGGTAAATTTTACCCTAACGTAGGCGCTAAGCTATGTACAATATTCAGTTAGTTAATATGGAAACAAATCTTTCTAACCAATTTTTATATACGGTCCAATTTGGTCCACATTTCGGTACACGGTCTATTTGGGACCAAAGACCAAATTATCCCTTACACTGGACCTTGGACCGGACCATTTTATATTCGGTCTGGTCCGGTCAGGACCAAAGTATGGCAGTCCAACCTATTTTCGTTCCGAACCATTTAATAATCATCCCTACATAAAAgagcttcttattttgtaaatcaaTGGTTAACGAGCTCCTTGTGGGTATGAAACTCCTCTTTTAATTCTCCCATTGCTATTGCTCTTAATATGGTGGTCGTACACAAGTATATTGTAATTCCATTATTCCGCTAACTATTTTATATGTGCAATTGATCATATGAAACTTGGTATAATTGTGCATAAAAACCCCTAAAATTACAATTTCCTTGATTTGTATACTGTGGAATTAGATCCCGGAATTCGTATTATTTGCGAAAAATCATTTGTACATACATATATTTCAGTAGTTGTCCCTCTGTTGAATGACAACCTAGTTGTcattttatttgccatttttcCTTTACAATCGATTCTATGTGACTTATAAACTACATACTTTGATTTGGATAGGCATACAGATTGGGATTATGATTTGGATAATGATGATGTTAAACCATGTTGTTACCAAGGTCTTCATGTTACCCCACTTGTTGAAATCTTCAATGTCAGCTTACATGGCAGCTGCTTAACTAAGGACTGTCTAGTTTACGGAGATATTGAGGTCATTGATAAGCATGGTCGGACCTTTCCTATCTACCACCGATTTGAATCCGACCCACAGTCTATAGTTTCCGGTGACAACTTGTTGCTAACCGTTGAAAAGGACCTGGAAAATGCTGTTATTATACCATCCGACTATGTCCATCTTCATGTCAACCTTGTTGCCTCTTCCAAACAACGCCTACTCGACAGCATTACTTTGGATATATCCCGTAGTAAAGATGGATGGGATGAAGAATATTGCTCTAAGCTTAGTGGCAGAAAGGACTTTTATGTAAAAGTGAATTATGCAACTTTCCCCTATGCAGTTACTGCCACTGTAAGCATCTTATTCTTCAGCAACGACGCTGCCTACCTTTTTCAAAATGaacgggaggaggaggaggaggaggatgatgtaACCAACTACAAGAAACATAACTGCTCCCATTTTGCTAACTTATATGGGTCTGTAACATCGTCTGTTTCTAGCGATAAATCTCAAACGACTTCCCTTTTTAGTAAGCCGATTGAAAATCGTGTAAAGGTCCAGTGCGGGAGTTTTATCGATCTATCAAGATCGGTGGTCGTTGTCCCCGCTTATTCATCACTACAAATTGAAGCCTCATTATATGATGGTGATACCGCTGGACTAATTGCTGGGGGCAAGGTTCAATTCAGACCCGAAGACTATAAGAATGATATTGTGGGGATAAATGGGCGCATACGTGTGCAAGTTGTTTGGAGTAGTGTATATCCTGAACAACTTTACAGAACTAACTCTGAAAGTAATGAAGAAAGTGAAGAGGATCCAGTTGAAAGTGATAAGGTACGTGAAGAGGCCTTGATGTATAATTGACTCGATTTAACGCTTCTAACGTGAATCAAGAGTCACAAACTTGCAGCGGAAATTAATGTTTTTGTGTTGTAACTTTTGTGAATATCGGAACAGAAAATAAAGGATAGTATGTGAATCTCACTCTCCGCCTTGCAAGGTACGGACTCGATTACACTCTCGGGCCAATCCTCGCAAGGAAGATGGGAAGTCAAAACTCGCAAGCCTTAAACTCAATTGTTCTCACACAGGGAACGatttttattaaaactcataatctgAAAATTAGGGTTACAAGaggccctatttatactaatcccATCTCCAAGCTATCTTGGAAAATAggaaactaataaaataaaaactgAATAACATAAAATCTAAATAAAATAAGATCTAATCCTATATCTCTAGCTTATCTTAGATAATAAGCTAAGAATATCTTTATTATGGGAAGATaaataacaaataataaaaacTAAATATCAGCTAAACACTACCCGAACACTAGCCAAGTACTGTTTTCTCTACACGATTGAAACAGCTGTGTTTCCAGCTCCACCCATTTCGTTCCATGATGCTCCCGCATCAGGCCTTTTCCATCTTCCCTTAATTTCAATGTTGTTGCATTAGTTTCCTAATTTTGCTGTCTGCTTTTTGCACAGGTAGAGTCCAGGCAATCTACCTCGTCTTACTGGTACGTAGACCTCATTTTTTCTTAGTGATATGTTGTGTATCATAAAAGTAGCCAAAAATCTGACATGTTCTAATTTTTCTTAAAATGTACAGCATTTCGGATGAAGACTATATTACTAACCGGTATGTGGACCCCATATCTTGATGGTAAATTGGTAATATGTATAAGGATCATGAAGTGGACTAATTTTCGGTTTAATGTATCAGGCTCATTCCTTCTCCCTGTTTCGAGGTGTTTTCTGTAGTGGTTTGTAGCAGAGGTTTGAAGCCATTCAAGTTCTATGGCTCTGTTTATGTCACTAATGGCTTGAGCTCGGAATGCATTCTCAGTATAGATAAATCCTGCCCTGTAGAATGTCATAAATCAGGCATGCCTATAATAGTTCATGGCCCTAGGGAGGATCATTTCTCTATGTTTGATTTACCCTTGGTTATAAACGTAGATTTCAGGGATGCTATCAGCGAGGCAGTTATCAGCCGCGGCACTGTTGACCCTTTGGATCTCAAAAGTAATTTAGTTGCCGAAAGGCGCACTTGCAGCCTTGTTAGAGGGGACCAAGGTTTTGCCGCAGTCCATTACTCAATCTTCCCAGAAGCAGTATGCGCTGCAGTGAAAATTAAACTAAGTGCCAAATGTCTCCCGGGCATAATTAAAGGAGAAATTTATGCTCTATATGGCAGTTTTGAGCCTGGAAGGTGTTCCTGCGAGGACAAGTTGTTCACAAATTTCCTCTTCTATGATAAAGATGACGGTGTGCTAGTAGATGGTGCTGATTCCACCTTGACACTGCTGAAACCTCTGATATCCATACCAATAGACTCATTTCTAATCATCAAAGCTCACCTGACGGTTTCACTTGTTCGTGATAATTTGTCCCAAGGCCATAAACCTATAGAGGGCAAAACAAATTTCTTGAAGAATGAAGATTCTCCTCGGCAAATAGGCGAAGGTGATTGCTACCTGGATGTCACCGTTTTATACTTTTGACACTTGAGGAGCAATCAACTTAAGTGCATCTATGGCATGAAGAACGGGCTAGGATATATCAAATAatattttatcttatttattAAAATTTAGATTGAAAGTTTCAGGTTTGAAAAATGTTTATAGGAGTAGATCTTAATTCTTGTATAGAACGATTAATTACTTCgaattatcaaaaaaaaaaaaaaatacatcaaTTTGTTACGTATTACACGAAATTGGATTCTTCAAGTACATTGTTTTGGGTGTTGTTTTACAAAATGAAAAAGGAATTCGTCGAAGTTGTAGTGCAGCATTAAACCAAGTTGCATTTTACATATTCCTCGTCAATTTTATATTTAATCAAATTGTGATTCAAGAATTGATTGTCTTGTCATTTTTCTTTCAATTAATTAAAGAATTATTCCATACATAGAATCGTCGCTCTAGGCTCGTCGATGAACCAGTCCCATGACGGTGATCCTCGCATTGTCGATTATGTAGAGTTGATATGTAGGGAGATTAAGGGTACAAGATTAGATTTTGATGAATACCCACCTCTTGAAACTGTGTTTTTTGGCGGGGGTACTCCTTTAGTCCCACCGAGGCTCGTTTCAAAGGTGCTTGAGACGTAAAGAGCGAAATTCGGGGTGGTGTCGGATGCTGAGAGAAGTATAGAGATGGATCCTGGTACTTTTGATGCTGGAAAGCTGAAGGAGTTGATGGGGTTGGGTGTGAATCGAGTGTCGTTGGGTGTGCAGGCTTTTCAGGAGGAATTGCGTAAGGCTTGTGGGAGACCTCATGGGATTgtagaggttgatgaggcaataGATATTGTGGGAGAGCTCATGGGACTATGGGTGCCGTGTAAATGAGGATTAGTGAGAGGCATTTGGATTTGAGGTGTGCGCTCACGGTTCACCCATAAACGATTCTAAAGCGACGATATTACGTACCGACCCTAAATcatttttgggattaaggctcgatGTTGTTGTATATTTTGGTGTTGTGAGGAGTATCCTACCGACAaatggggcaatctccttcgagATGAAGCAATTTAATAGGTTGACCTCCCAACCCCGACCACTGTTTAAGAGATGAGCGCttcttaccactcacaccagccaactttggttgttgttgttgtatatgaAACATTCCTTCTGCACGAATGTTTGACATGTAAAATTACACTCATCTCCGAATATACAACAATCCGTCATCCATCTACCTAGGCTAGTTTTCATTCCCCTTAGCCATGCGCTAAGCTACACTTACTAACTAGGAGTAGTTACTATGGAACGGTCTCATACAAAACGTATTGAACAAGATTTGCAACACTTTCCCACTAACTTGACTATTTAGTCTAACAACGGCTCTAGAATTTGTGAGCAGCGTGTCTTATGTTGATATGGGCACCAATAAGTTGGTCAACGTTTCCGTCCAATACAGAGTTTATATCAGGTAACTGAACTCCAGTTTTCAGATCTTCAACAACCTTGTATGGCTGTAACATGTATATCCGAGTATCGAGCTTCCATAAGTCGACAATTGCATCCCTCTCGATGCTGCTCACATCACATATCCCTTGTTCCGACATTATCACAAGAAGCTTTGCCTTCAACCGGTTAAGCGCCTTTGCTTTGTTCGTAAATCTGTTTCTCTCACCTGTAATATTAAACATCTTTCTTCAGAAGGGAATGTCATTATTTATTTTCATAAGAGCAAATATTACAGACTACATTTTCCAGCTTAGACGCCATTGAGTTTTACGATAAAACATTTAGCACTTGGTCTCTAACCTGATTAATCTAGGGCTTCACATTATGAACTACAGATTTGACTTAAGTTTATTACTGACCTGAGGATTCCACATTTATGCCAGTAGGAATATGCTGAATGCGAACAAGAGATGCAACTGGCTGTTTCCCAGTTCCAACTGACGGCGTATAAGAAACGATAAGATCTTTATCATCTAGGGCTAAGTTGGAAACTGTATCAAGAAATAGAGGAGTAACATCTACAGCTGCTAAGCTAGCCTGCAGATAAAGATGAAGTTACAGTTAGATCCAAgacggaaataaaataaattttctAATATGATACTAATATATTTTCGACATTTACTTTCTCCAAACCCTTAAAACAAACTCAATCCTAAGTCACCCCATTTTTACAAATACTTTCAACTCAACCAGTTTGATAATAAGTTCAATTTCGAGCAATGCAAAAAGGTTCCTCACTAATTGTAAGATACTTCCATCAAGACATGCTAAAAACCATTGTAAGATAATGAGCAGGATAATGAACACAAGTACCTCTTGGGGAGTAGATCCATTAACAGAACCCATCATGCGATGCACCCCT from Silene latifolia isolate original U9 population chromosome 5, ASM4854445v1, whole genome shotgun sequence encodes the following:
- the LOC141657248 gene encoding uncharacterized protein LOC141657248, coding for MDGMKNMLEYVISESHMLELTLLEMEMYPSRVPRLQSRHTDWDYDLDNDDVKPCCYQGLHVTPLVEIFNVSLHGSCLTKDCLVYGDIEVIDKHGRTFPIYHRFESDPQSIVSGDNLLLTVEKDLENAVIIPSDYVHLHVNLVASSKQRLLDSITLDISRSKDGWDEEYCSKLSGRKDFYVKVNYATFPYAVTATVSILFFSNDAAYLFQNEREEEEEEDDVTNYKKHNCSHFANLYGSVTSSVSSDKSQTTSLFSKPIENRVKVQCGSFIDLSRSVVVVPAYSSLQIEASLYDGDTAGLIAGGKVQFRPEDYKNDIVGINGRIRVQVVWSSVYPEQLYRTNSESNEESEEDPVESDKVESRQSTSSYCISDEDYITNRLIPSPCFEVFSVVVCSRGLKPFKFYGSVYVTNGLSSECILSIDKSCPVECHKSGMPIIVHGPREDHFSMFDLPLVINVDFRDAISEAVISRGTVDPLDLKSNLVAERRTCSLVRGDQGFAAVHYSIFPEAVCAAVKIKLSAKCLPGIIKGEIYALYGSFEPGRCSCEDKLFTNFLFYDKDDGVLVDGADSTLTLLKPLISIPIDSFLIIKAHLTVSLVRDNLSQGHKPIEGKTNFLKNEDSPRQIGEGDCYLDVTVLYF